In Blattabacterium cuenoti, a single window of DNA contains:
- a CDS encoding Lrp/AsnC family transcriptional regulator → MILRTDKIDNTIVKKLNLNARMPYTEISKQISKEIKPLSVGTIHVRVKKLENAGIIRGSRLIIGYESLGFKLKILVGILSDSKKSQFVQKYLKKIPNIVQLYITSGIYNFFCRIIVRDILDAKTIIDQIGQIQGVIRTESTICLEESINDENRLLSNI, encoded by the coding sequence ATGATTCTAAGAACTGATAAAATTGATAATACTATTGTAAAAAAATTAAATTTAAATGCTAGAATGCCATATACTGAAATCAGTAAACAAATCAGTAAAGAAATTAAACCATTATCTGTTGGGACTATTCACGTAAGAGTTAAAAAATTAGAAAATGCTGGAATTATTAGAGGAAGTAGATTAATTATAGGTTACGAATCATTAGGATTTAAACTGAAAATTTTAGTTGGTATATTATCAGATTCTAAAAAATCACAATTTGTGCAAAAATATCTCAAAAAAATTCCTAATATTGTTCAATTATATATTACTTCTGGTATATACAATTTTTTCTGTAGAATTATTGTTAGAGATATTTTAGATGCTAAAACAATTATTGATCAAATAGGACAAATTCAAGGTGTCATTAGAACTGAATCTACTATTTGTTTAGAAGAAAGTATTAATGATGAAAATAGATTATTATCTAATATATAA
- the clpP gene encoding ATP-dependent Clp endopeptidase proteolytic subunit ClpP — MNDYQLNSEEFLKYAIKHHKINSLLLEQYIKLMTPYIVEERKLNIAQMDVFSRLMMDRVIFLGTHISDQIANIIQAQLLFLQSLDSSKDIQIYINSPGGEVHAGLGIYDTMQIIEPDVATICTGVAASMAAILLCAGVKKKRSGLKHSRIMIHQPIGGTHGQASDIEITVREILKLKKELYKIISTHSGRDISKIEKDSDRDYWMTSQEAKEYGMIDEILIKKKHK, encoded by the coding sequence ATGAATGATTATCAACTAAATTCAGAAGAATTTCTTAAATACGCTATTAAACATCATAAAATAAATAGTCTTTTGTTAGAACAATATATAAAATTAATGACTCCTTATATTGTTGAAGAAAGAAAATTGAATATAGCACAAATGGATGTATTTTCTAGATTAATGATGGATCGTGTGATATTTCTAGGAACTCATATTAGTGATCAAATAGCTAATATTATTCAGGCTCAATTATTATTTTTACAGTCTTTAGATTCTTCTAAAGACATACAAATTTATATTAATTCACCTGGAGGAGAAGTCCATGCTGGATTAGGTATTTATGATACTATGCAAATTATTGAACCAGATGTTGCAACTATTTGTACTGGAGTTGCAGCATCTATGGCCGCTATTTTACTTTGTGCTGGAGTAAAAAAGAAAAGATCTGGCTTAAAACATTCTAGAATTATGATTCATCAACCAATTGGAGGAACACATGGGCAAGCGTCAGATATAGAAATTACGGTACGTGAAATATTAAAATTAAAAAAAGAATTATATAAAATTATTTCTACACATTCTGGAAGAGATATAAGTAAAATAGAAAAAGATTCTGATAGAGATTATTGGATGACTTCTCAAGAAGCTAAAGAATATGGTATGATTGATGAAATTTTAATTAAAAAAAAACATAAATAG